One genomic region from Equus caballus isolate H_3958 breed thoroughbred chromosome 4, TB-T2T, whole genome shotgun sequence encodes:
- the LOC138915024 gene encoding probable inactive serine protease 58, whose product MKYILLTLLMVTGGISFVSRDREGENHLIHILHLNSGYQSCVGTLVAPQWVLTAAHCFLPDLQVIFHGGSRNSQVFPGEILPYEEIIIHPNFTVTSPKNDLMLIKLSISLTFFSSQIFQLPTLKKNPIKDCLIHTWLQNEFGHRHGNVHSIKAQINSDLNCKIFLGEKFLEDFFCFGDILGSKEQCQVVTAAPAICGRELQGIMSWANGCILTGHSVVFTDLYSYTPWINNIISTKQADIELH is encoded by the exons GTGGTATTTCATTTGTTAGTAGAGACAGGGAAGGGGAAAATCATCTTATCCACATATTACACCTGAATTCTGGTTACCAGTCCTGTGTGGGGACTCTGGTTGCCCCTCAGTGGGTGTTGACGGCAGCACACTGCTTCTTACC GGATCTCCAGGTGATCTTTCATGGTGGTTCCCGAAATTCTCAAGTCTTTCCTGGGGAGATTCTACCTTATGAAGAGATCATCATTCACCCAAACTTCACTGTTACTTCTCCTAAAAATGACCTAATGCTGATAAAGTTGTCTATATCTCTCACCTTCTTCTCCAGCCAGATTTTTCAGTTGCCTACTCTCAAGAAGAATCCAATTAAAGATTGCTTGATTCACACCTGGTTACAGAATGAATTTG GACATCGACACGGTAACGTGCACAGCATTAAGGCTCAAATAAATTCTGATTTAAACTGCAAAATATTCCTGGGTGAAAAATTCCTTGAAGACTTTTTCTGTTTCGGAGACATACTAGGAAGCAAAGAGCAGTGCCAG gtggtcacAGCTGCACCAGCCATATGTGGCAGGGAATTACAAGGAATTATGTCTTGGGCAAACGGATGTATTCTGACAGGACACAGTGTTGTTTTCACTGACCTCTACAGCTATACTCCATGGATCAACAACATTATTTCTACAAAACAAGCTGATATAGAGCTCCACTGA